In Leptodesmis sichuanensis A121, the following are encoded in one genomic region:
- the gatC gene encoding Asp-tRNA(Asn)/Glu-tRNA(Gln) amidotransferase subunit GatC — protein sequence MIDREQVRKVALLARLALSEAEEEQFSTQLSNILDYFEQLNELDVSDVPPTFRAIDVSNVVRSDTLVPDPNREAILENAPDRDGEFFRVPKIINAD from the coding sequence ATGATTGACCGTGAACAAGTTCGTAAAGTTGCTCTGCTGGCTCGTTTAGCGCTCTCGGAAGCAGAAGAGGAGCAATTTTCTACTCAATTGAGCAACATCCTGGACTATTTTGAACAGTTGAATGAACTGGATGTCTCGGATGTGCCTCCGACCTTTCGAGCGATCGATGTGAGTAATGTCGTGCGCTCAGATACGTTAGTCCCGGATCCAAATCGGGAAGCCATTTTGGAGAATGCCCCCGATCGAGATGGCGAGTTCTTCAGAGTCCCTAAAATTATTAATGCGGATTAG
- a CDS encoding (2Fe-2S) ferredoxin domain-containing protein, protein MSKKYQQISPFILEGRFLGFEIEDGFKIKRLNLATAEGEYCIKLAKEAKASVRGVLTPGDWLIITGEKRINLETDEVKYKAYLIRQTSPAQGFAPCLPVPATPAKAKPQATILVCQKSDCMKRGGKAVCQALQAELRDRGLQDQVTIKMTGCMKQCKEAPNLVVMPGKTRYSRLQAADVPALLDQHFPQPTTPAPTSPELVPAH, encoded by the coding sequence ATGAGCAAAAAATATCAGCAGATTTCTCCGTTTATCCTGGAAGGTCGCTTCCTGGGCTTCGAGATTGAAGATGGGTTTAAGATTAAGCGCTTAAATCTGGCGACAGCAGAGGGTGAATATTGCATCAAGCTGGCCAAAGAAGCTAAAGCCTCGGTCAGGGGAGTATTGACTCCGGGAGATTGGCTGATCATTACAGGCGAGAAACGAATCAATCTGGAAACAGATGAGGTCAAATACAAAGCTTACCTGATTCGACAAACCTCTCCAGCCCAAGGATTTGCTCCCTGCCTGCCAGTTCCAGCGACTCCGGCCAAAGCTAAACCTCAAGCTACCATTCTCGTTTGCCAGAAGTCGGATTGCATGAAGCGGGGCGGCAAGGCGGTTTGTCAAGCATTGCAGGCAGAGTTACGCGATCGCGGCCTACAAGATCAGGTGACAATCAAAATGACGGGTTGTATGAAGCAGTGTAAGGAAGCCCCCAATTTAGTGGTCATGCCCGGAAAGACTCGCTACAGCCGTCTTCAAGCGGCGGACGTTCCGGCTCTCCTCGATCAACACTTTCCTCAGCCAACCACCCCTGCACCCACTTCCCCTGAGTTAGTTCCCGCCCACTAG
- a CDS encoding M1 family metallopeptidase, producing MPQYNHFQPENNGHKSFELPGAKPHYNPDRPGQVEHIFLDLILDIPQQRYQGTCAIRLNPIRSGIDRLTLDAVNLTIDTVKVDEVSQSFDYDGEQLHIQLQQPTEVGKVITLAIAYSVTQPQRGLYFITPTKHYPNKPTQVWTQGEDEDSRFWFPCFDYPGQLATSEIRVQVPKNLIAISNGELVGTEELKDAKVYHWRQQDVHPTYLMTLAVGDFAELWDEWQGKPVTYYVEKGKEEEARLSMGKTPRMIEFFSQKFGYPFPFPKYAQVCVDDFIFGGMENTSTTLLTDRCLIDARAAIDNRSTEALVAHELAHQWFGDLVVIKHWSHAWIKEGMASYSEVMWTEQEYGAEEAAYYRLGEARNYLDEDTSRYRRPIVTHVYREAIELYDRHLYEKGACVYHMIRAELGEQLFWNAIATFVNDHAHRTVETIDLLRAIEKATGRNLLFLFDQYVFRGGHPDYKVTYSWDGDSNLAKLTVTQTQAKDKDSRNELFDLKIPIGFGYVEGSGGDKIVSVRVCDREQSFYFPLEQKPDFISFDVGNHTLKTVVLEYPIPELKAQLRHDPDPLSRICAAEALAKKGGLEAVKALTEAFQQEAFWGVRVEIIKQLASIKLDQAFKGVVAGLQDEDARVRRAAVEALADIKTVESYKAVKPLAEKGDPSYYTEAAAIRALGTLAGSSLVSDKEEKTLKLLKSVLKERQGWNEVVRAGAIEALSQMKTSEVALDLILNYTELGVPQSLRLSAIRALGALSTGQANVNLERILDRLKELSRESFFLTQVAVVNALRQMETPKAIAILNALAEQTPDGRVRRIAEEAVQQVQKNVGSDKAVKQLREELDQLKQENQELKSRLEALEAKAK from the coding sequence ATGCCCCAGTACAACCACTTCCAGCCTGAAAATAACGGTCACAAATCCTTTGAACTACCTGGCGCGAAACCGCACTATAACCCCGATCGACCGGGTCAGGTGGAGCATATTTTTCTAGATCTGATTCTCGATATTCCCCAGCAACGCTATCAGGGCACCTGTGCCATTCGGTTAAATCCAATTCGCAGCGGCATCGATCGCCTGACCCTGGATGCGGTCAATCTGACAATTGATACAGTCAAGGTGGATGAAGTCAGCCAATCTTTCGATTATGACGGGGAGCAACTGCACATTCAGCTACAGCAACCGACGGAAGTTGGGAAAGTGATCACGCTGGCGATCGCTTACAGTGTCACTCAGCCTCAAAGGGGCTTGTACTTTATCACTCCCACCAAGCACTACCCCAACAAACCCACCCAGGTCTGGACTCAGGGCGAAGATGAGGATTCCCGTTTCTGGTTTCCCTGTTTCGACTATCCCGGTCAGTTAGCTACATCGGAAATTCGCGTTCAGGTGCCGAAAAACCTGATCGCCATTTCCAATGGGGAACTGGTGGGCACCGAAGAACTCAAGGACGCAAAGGTTTATCACTGGCGGCAGCAAGATGTACATCCCACCTACTTAATGACCCTGGCGGTTGGCGACTTTGCCGAATTGTGGGATGAGTGGCAGGGCAAACCTGTAACTTATTACGTGGAAAAGGGGAAAGAGGAAGAAGCACGGCTGAGCATGGGCAAAACGCCCCGCATGATCGAGTTCTTCAGTCAGAAGTTTGGCTATCCCTTTCCCTTTCCCAAATATGCTCAGGTGTGTGTGGATGATTTTATTTTCGGAGGAATGGAAAATACATCCACTACGCTGCTCACCGATCGTTGCCTGATTGATGCCCGCGCCGCGATCGACAATCGCTCTACAGAAGCTCTCGTCGCGCATGAACTGGCCCATCAATGGTTCGGCGACCTAGTAGTGATCAAACACTGGTCCCATGCCTGGATTAAGGAAGGCATGGCCTCCTACTCAGAAGTGATGTGGACAGAGCAAGAGTACGGTGCCGAGGAAGCCGCTTACTACCGTCTGGGAGAAGCGCGGAACTATCTGGATGAAGATACCTCCCGTTATCGTCGCCCAATCGTCACCCATGTCTACCGGGAAGCGATCGAACTCTACGATCGTCACCTGTACGAAAAGGGAGCCTGTGTCTATCACATGATTCGGGCCGAACTGGGCGAGCAACTGTTCTGGAACGCGATCGCTACCTTTGTGAACGACCATGCCCACCGCACAGTTGAAACGATTGACCTGTTGCGAGCGATCGAAAAAGCAACCGGACGCAATCTGCTTTTCCTGTTCGACCAGTATGTGTTTCGTGGCGGTCATCCCGACTACAAAGTTACTTATTCCTGGGACGGCGACAGTAATCTGGCAAAGCTCACCGTCACCCAAACTCAGGCTAAGGATAAGGACAGTCGCAATGAGTTGTTTGATTTAAAAATTCCGATCGGCTTTGGGTATGTAGAGGGATCAGGAGGTGACAAAATTGTCTCTGTTCGGGTGTGCGATCGGGAACAGTCCTTCTATTTTCCGCTGGAACAAAAACCAGACTTCATCAGCTTTGATGTCGGCAACCATACTTTAAAGACTGTAGTTCTGGAGTATCCCATTCCCGAACTCAAAGCTCAGCTACGTCATGATCCGGATCCGCTTTCTCGCATTTGTGCTGCCGAAGCACTGGCGAAAAAGGGTGGATTGGAGGCGGTGAAAGCTTTGACTGAAGCGTTTCAGCAGGAAGCGTTTTGGGGAGTCCGAGTGGAAATCATCAAACAGTTAGCCAGCATTAAACTGGATCAGGCCTTCAAGGGGGTAGTGGCTGGCCTTCAGGATGAGGATGCCAGAGTGCGGCGGGCAGCGGTCGAAGCTCTGGCGGACATCAAAACGGTAGAGAGTTATAAAGCTGTGAAACCACTGGCGGAAAAAGGCGACCCCAGTTATTACACAGAAGCGGCGGCAATTCGAGCGCTGGGCACACTGGCAGGTTCTAGTCTAGTCAGCGACAAGGAAGAAAAAACTCTCAAGCTGCTGAAATCGGTGTTGAAGGAACGGCAGGGCTGGAATGAAGTGGTGCGGGCGGGTGCGATCGAGGCTCTCAGCCAGATGAAGACTTCAGAAGTCGCCCTGGATTTAATTCTGAACTATACCGAACTGGGTGTTCCCCAATCTCTGCGTCTAAGCGCAATTCGGGCTTTGGGAGCGCTTTCTACCGGACAAGCCAATGTCAACCTGGAGCGCATTCTGGATCGCTTGAAAGAACTCTCGCGGGAAAGCTTTTTCCTGACTCAGGTGGCGGTGGTTAATGCGCTGCGCCAGATGGAAACGCCCAAAGCGATCGCCATCTTAAACGCTCTCGCCGAGCAAACTCCGGATGGTCGAGTACGCCGGATTGCAGAGGAAGCGGTGCAGCAAGTGCAGAAAAATGTTGGGTCGGATAAAGCCGTTAAGCAATTGCGGGAAGAACTAGATCAACTGAAACAGGAAAATCAAGAGTTGAAGAGTCGGCTGGAAGCCCTGGAAGCCAAAGCAAAGTAA
- a CDS encoding DUF1824 family protein — MTSNSTALTLEAAQKLLRQFTCLDLLSQEPRPDSACVREALLLVRKHSDYQIFGICAETADQAIAALHAYLQALDYPEKPVPSVSVDGPVYLKFNPKSQLCYLNSYPGHHRGVLVACQSAYEGDVNEMFGHLPLDLWEGS; from the coding sequence ATGACCTCTAACTCCACTGCTCTCACCCTGGAAGCCGCGCAAAAACTCCTGCGGCAGTTCACCTGTCTCGATCTGTTGAGCCAGGAACCCCGGCCAGATTCTGCATGCGTGCGGGAGGCGTTGCTCCTGGTGCGTAAACATTCGGACTATCAAATCTTTGGTATTTGTGCTGAAACGGCAGATCAGGCGATCGCGGCCCTCCACGCTTACTTGCAAGCGTTAGACTATCCAGAAAAGCCTGTACCAAGCGTCTCGGTAGATGGGCCAGTCTATCTCAAATTCAATCCCAAAAGCCAACTGTGCTATCTGAATAGCTATCCTGGACACCATCGCGGCGTTCTCGTTGCCTGCCAGTCTGCCTACGAGGGCGACGTAAATGAGATGTTCGGTCACTTGCCGTTAGATTTGTGGGAGGGATCCTAG
- a CDS encoding Asr1405/Asl0597 family protein has product MTISRCDRWLACQRLQDLSIPCHCTEDGCLQVEVTHPTAIAQVRSVIQQLTASRTVLVDWLEQCWQQPEASDFH; this is encoded by the coding sequence TTGACAATTTCTCGCTGCGATCGCTGGTTAGCCTGCCAGCGGCTCCAGGATCTCTCTATTCCCTGTCACTGTACTGAAGATGGCTGTCTCCAGGTTGAAGTGACTCATCCCACCGCGATCGCTCAGGTTAGAAGTGTGATCCAACAACTCACAGCTTCCCGAACAGTGCTGGTAGACTGGCTGGAGCAATGCTGGCAACAACCCGAAGCCTCTGATTTTCACTAA
- a CDS encoding DUF3370 domain-containing protein — protein sequence MLSILPLITLAQAVPTPASLPYQAPRIAPQAVTLPRESLPSQEILQTQEVFQPQEIRPLPGKLDTVPVLNSNSPEVVQTEGILISTFPPTGKALPSAHLNFPFQGRFDVFAHHIARSSTPPLRTLFHGILLNNPTSQPIRVEVLQGATYLTRPDASFVSLPSYVDDPLGTVYAGPGSRVMNDLLRGRRQGALPREIIIQPGQNEMLLNLPIPVGGIPGSNGRTTLVRLRSNGPVYAASLAMYAPTGPEGRERAPTTEEWQTLLVRGGLAGPRDIPPTPPNANVERVFYGRVAGVAVGSQWQAKLTDSAKADQLTIPKKGRAFSYGLSTLYRGTLGTGQIQSAKLLTRYPDTAYQAHGNYGVEYNLTLPLYNPTKQVQTVALTIQTPLKDDKNKGGLLFFNPPENRVFFRGPVRIRYTDDQGKVQTRYVHVTQQRGQEGDPLIVLNMRGGDRRTVQVDFLYPPDSTPPQVLTVKTMEDIKDASAK from the coding sequence ATGTTGTCGATTCTTCCATTAATCACACTCGCACAAGCTGTTCCAACGCCTGCTTCATTGCCTTATCAGGCTCCTAGAATTGCCCCACAAGCAGTCACACTTCCTCGGGAGTCCTTACCTTCCCAAGAAATTCTGCAAACCCAGGAAGTATTCCAACCCCAGGAGATCCGGCCTCTTCCTGGAAAACTGGATACAGTTCCAGTGCTGAATAGCAACAGCCCGGAAGTGGTACAAACAGAAGGCATCCTGATATCTACCTTTCCCCCAACTGGAAAAGCCCTCCCATCAGCTCATTTAAACTTTCCATTTCAAGGGCGGTTTGATGTTTTCGCCCACCACATTGCCAGATCCAGTACTCCCCCTCTGCGAACGCTATTTCACGGCATTCTTCTGAACAATCCCACCTCTCAACCCATCCGAGTGGAGGTGTTACAGGGGGCGACCTATTTGACTCGCCCCGATGCCTCCTTTGTGTCCTTACCTTCTTATGTGGATGATCCCCTGGGAACCGTTTATGCAGGGCCAGGAAGCCGCGTGATGAATGACCTGTTACGAGGTCGTCGTCAGGGAGCCTTGCCTCGTGAAATTATTATTCAACCAGGGCAAAATGAGATGCTTCTGAATCTTCCCATTCCAGTTGGAGGAATTCCCGGTTCCAATGGTCGCACGACGCTGGTTCGGTTACGCAGCAATGGGCCAGTGTATGCAGCCAGTCTGGCGATGTATGCCCCAACTGGGCCAGAGGGACGAGAACGGGCACCCACCACTGAAGAGTGGCAAACACTTTTGGTGCGGGGAGGACTGGCTGGGCCGCGTGATATTCCACCTACCCCTCCGAATGCCAATGTGGAGAGGGTGTTTTACGGGCGAGTGGCTGGAGTTGCCGTTGGTTCCCAGTGGCAGGCGAAGTTAACAGATAGTGCGAAGGCTGACCAGTTGACGATTCCCAAAAAAGGGCGGGCCTTTTCCTACGGGTTAAGTACGCTTTACCGGGGAACCCTGGGAACTGGCCAAATTCAGAGTGCCAAGCTGCTGACCCGGTATCCTGATACGGCCTATCAAGCTCATGGGAATTATGGGGTGGAGTATAACCTCACCTTGCCGCTTTACAATCCCACCAAACAGGTACAGACGGTAGCTTTGACGATTCAAACACCGCTTAAGGATGACAAGAATAAAGGGGGATTGTTATTCTTCAATCCACCGGAAAACCGGGTGTTTTTCCGAGGGCCAGTCCGGATTCGGTATACGGATGATCAGGGAAAAGTTCAGACCCGCTACGTGCATGTGACGCAGCAGCGCGGTCAGGAGGGGGATCCTTTGATTGTGCTGAATATGCGGGGGGGCGATCGCCGGACAGTACAAGTTGACTTTCTGTATCCACCCGATTCCACACCACCGCAAGTACTCACGGTGAAGACAATGGAAGACATCAAGGATGCCAGTGCGAAGTAA
- a CDS encoding photosystem I assembly protein Ycf3 produces the protein MPRTQRNDNFIDKSFTVMADIILKILPATKKEKEAFAYYRDGMAAQADGEYAEALENYYEALKLEEDPYDRSYVLYNIGLIHASNGEHEKALDYYHQAIDLNPRLPQALNNIAVICHYKGERAQEAGNDEEAEEHFDRAAEYWRQAIRLNPNGYIEAQNWLKTTGRSQMDVYF, from the coding sequence ATGCCTAGAACTCAACGCAACGATAACTTCATCGATAAGAGCTTTACGGTCATGGCCGATATCATCCTCAAGATATTGCCTGCCACCAAAAAGGAGAAGGAGGCATTTGCGTATTATCGGGATGGCATGGCGGCCCAGGCGGATGGAGAATACGCCGAAGCCCTGGAGAACTATTACGAAGCCCTCAAGTTAGAGGAAGATCCCTACGATCGCAGCTATGTTCTCTACAACATTGGGCTGATTCACGCCAGCAATGGAGAACATGAAAAAGCATTGGATTACTACCATCAGGCGATCGACCTGAATCCCCGTCTGCCGCAAGCATTGAATAATATTGCCGTCATCTGTCACTACAAGGGAGAGCGTGCCCAGGAAGCAGGTAATGATGAGGAAGCAGAAGAACATTTCGACCGCGCCGCCGAGTACTGGAGACAGGCAATCCGATTAAATCCCAATGGCTACATCGAAGCTCAGAACTGGTTGAAGACGACTGGGCGATCGCAGATGGATGTTTATTTCTAG
- a CDS encoding Uma2 family endonuclease codes for MVSAPLPSEDVQQVVDTLIGVICEEMGLTLRRTRPEIAASSSEPSEPAGDRWYYIQPVAASQAEAPSSAPDSPPNLVLDRVNSTSGEDKLQQYLALGVPEIWRIDGQTLHFYQLEAGHYIESDRSTAFPLVPIAEIPLFVGKSQKVGEQTVAKAFRAWSRMRIRENRGQSAPPPPPPPPLPPLNPLL; via the coding sequence GTGGTTTCAGCCCCCTTGCCTTCAGAAGACGTGCAACAGGTTGTTGATACTTTAATTGGTGTGATCTGTGAAGAAATGGGCCTGACCCTGCGGCGAACCCGCCCTGAGATCGCGGCATCTTCCTCTGAGCCATCTGAGCCAGCGGGCGATCGCTGGTACTACATTCAACCAGTAGCAGCATCTCAAGCAGAAGCACCCAGTTCCGCCCCTGATTCACCGCCTAATCTGGTTCTCGATCGTGTTAACTCCACGTCAGGCGAGGATAAGCTGCAACAGTATTTAGCACTGGGAGTTCCAGAGATCTGGCGAATCGATGGGCAAACGCTGCACTTCTATCAATTAGAGGCTGGACATTACATTGAAAGCGATCGCAGTACGGCGTTTCCCTTGGTACCGATCGCGGAGATTCCCCTGTTTGTTGGAAAAAGTCAGAAAGTGGGAGAACAGACCGTGGCCAAGGCATTTCGAGCCTGGAGCCGGATGCGGATTCGGGAAAACCGGGGCCAAAGTGCACCTCCTCCACCTCCCCCGCCACCGCTGCCACCCCTGAATCCTTTACTGTGA
- the accB gene encoding acetyl-CoA carboxylase biotin carboxyl carrier protein codes for MSLNLNELRELLTAINQMDIAELTLKSDDFELTVRRGLRADEQLLTSGLHRIAGAEAGLPGTLPATVPVAPPTSVEAKPPEGGSPSVPAAFPPTNDRRWTEILSPMVGTFYRAPAPDEPPFVDVGDRIRVGQTVCIIEAMKLMNEIESEVAGEVIEILVQNGEPVEYNQPLMRIAPA; via the coding sequence GTGTCGTTAAATTTAAATGAACTCCGCGAATTGCTAACAGCCATCAATCAGATGGATATTGCGGAGTTGACGCTAAAAAGTGATGACTTTGAGCTAACAGTCCGGCGGGGCTTACGGGCTGATGAGCAGCTTTTAACATCGGGATTACATCGAATTGCAGGGGCTGAAGCGGGATTGCCTGGAACATTGCCAGCGACGGTTCCGGTTGCTCCCCCCACTTCCGTCGAAGCGAAACCCCCGGAGGGGGGCAGTCCATCTGTTCCTGCCGCTTTTCCTCCCACCAACGATCGCCGTTGGACTGAAATTCTCTCCCCGATGGTTGGCACCTTCTACCGCGCTCCCGCTCCTGATGAACCACCCTTTGTGGATGTGGGCGATCGCATTCGTGTGGGGCAGACAGTCTGCATTATTGAGGCCATGAAGCTGATGAATGAAATTGAATCGGAAGTGGCTGGGGAAGTGATTGAAATTCTCGTGCAGAACGGCGAACCTGTGGAATATAATCAACCTCTAATGCGAATTGCACCTGCTTAA
- a CDS encoding universal stress protein: MANTDLRVLFPPVLLATDGSPSARLAQKMVCPLVQLFQAEEQGKLPEPGLKPKGESGGEAPPPTSRVVSILLMVLTVQPKVAKRMLRSGKKAVSHSTPVKDETETVAATKISEELSHPVAGLLPSLEELTASVREDFPSLSRVSVEVRQGRPTTEILNCARSIQAGLIAVGHRGGGGVRELLLGSVSTAISRYAPCSVLITRSSSQSTHSPNLNHVLLVVDESVGTGAAIAATRQLIPAGIQTITLLHIQSPLNANYLLGPFFSPIPSWQLSQSLQNVQKEQGMQVLQRAIAALHCEDGQVTITPRFQTGDAGPLICQIAQELQVNLIILGSDSSRRTLLSPLQGRRSHQTTADGESTARPIRNTRLSITDDYVIHYAPCPVLLCRSTQLNPG; this comes from the coding sequence ATGGCTAACACTGATCTCCGCGTCTTATTTCCACCTGTGCTGCTGGCGACGGATGGTTCTCCCAGCGCTCGTCTAGCACAGAAAATGGTATGTCCTCTAGTTCAGTTATTTCAGGCAGAGGAGCAAGGAAAGCTACCTGAACCTGGGCTGAAACCCAAAGGGGAATCTGGAGGAGAAGCCCCGCCGCCAACATCACGAGTTGTATCGATCTTGCTGATGGTACTAACGGTACAGCCGAAGGTTGCCAAACGGATGCTGCGATCGGGTAAGAAAGCGGTCTCTCACTCGACCCCGGTTAAGGACGAAACAGAAACAGTTGCTGCAACCAAGATTTCTGAAGAACTCAGTCATCCAGTTGCGGGTTTGCTACCCTCTTTAGAAGAATTGACAGCCTCTGTTCGAGAAGACTTTCCATCCCTGTCCAGGGTTTCTGTGGAAGTACGGCAGGGTCGTCCTACTACAGAAATCCTGAATTGCGCGCGATCGATTCAGGCAGGATTAATTGCCGTGGGCCATCGGGGTGGGGGGGGAGTACGGGAGTTACTGCTGGGCAGTGTATCTACTGCGATCTCCCGCTATGCTCCCTGTAGTGTGTTGATTACCCGAAGTTCCAGCCAGTCTACTCACAGTCCTAACTTGAATCATGTGTTACTGGTGGTGGATGAGTCAGTCGGTACTGGAGCGGCGATCGCAGCCACCCGGCAACTGATTCCGGCAGGCATCCAAACGATTACCTTGCTACATATCCAATCTCCCTTAAACGCCAACTACCTGCTTGGCCCTTTTTTCTCGCCTATTCCTAGTTGGCAGTTGAGTCAATCGCTGCAGAATGTTCAAAAAGAGCAGGGAATGCAAGTGTTACAGCGAGCGATCGCGGCTCTTCACTGTGAGGATGGCCAAGTCACGATTACCCCTCGATTTCAGACGGGGGATGCTGGTCCACTCATTTGCCAAATTGCCCAAGAACTGCAAGTGAATTTAATTATTTTGGGCAGCGACTCCAGCAGGCGGACACTTCTCTCACCCCTGCAAGGCAGACGCTCTCATCAAACAACGGCTGATGGTGAATCAACTGCCCGTCCCATTCGTAACACTCGGCTCAGCATCACGGATGACTATGTAATTCATTACGCTCCCTGTCCTGTTTTGCTGTGTCGCTCTACCCAGCTTAATCCCGGATGA
- the efp gene encoding elongation factor P: MISSNDFRPGVSIELDGGVWRVVEFLHVKPGKGAAFVRTKLKNVQTGNVVERTFRAGETVPQANLEKSTMQHTYKDGDDFVFMDMETYEETRLNASQIGDRVKYLKEGMEANVVRWNDQVLEVELPNSVVLEVTQTDPGVKGDTATGGTKPAIVETGAQVMVPLFISIGEKIKIDTRTDAYLGRES, translated from the coding sequence ATGATTTCTAGTAACGATTTTCGACCAGGCGTAAGCATTGAGCTAGACGGCGGAGTCTGGCGAGTTGTGGAATTTTTACACGTTAAGCCTGGAAAAGGGGCCGCGTTTGTCCGCACCAAGTTGAAGAACGTGCAAACGGGTAATGTGGTGGAGCGCACGTTCCGAGCAGGGGAAACGGTTCCTCAAGCCAATCTAGAAAAAAGCACGATGCAACATACCTACAAAGATGGGGATGACTTCGTGTTTATGGATATGGAGACGTATGAAGAAACCCGCTTGAATGCCAGTCAGATTGGCGATCGCGTCAAGTACCTGAAGGAAGGCATGGAGGCGAACGTGGTGCGCTGGAATGATCAGGTGCTGGAAGTCGAATTGCCGAACTCCGTTGTGCTGGAAGTGACGCAAACGGATCCCGGTGTGAAAGGAGATACGGCTACGGGAGGGACGAAGCCAGCGATCGTGGAAACGGGCGCTCAGGTGATGGTGCCACTATTTATATCGATCGGAGAAAAAATTAAAATTGATACCCGAACAGATGCTTATCTGGGCCGGGAATCTTAA
- a CDS encoding lysophospholipid acyltransferase family protein, protein MAQDSLSQVAFSPWLYWSLLPVHRLFLSLYFSQIKIQGLEHLPVNGPVVLAPKHYSRWDPLVLALLSVEPLWFMTNANQFSGIQGWFIRQLGAFPVDLARPQVSSFKYAIDLLKAQKKLVLFPEGGIVRDQPVRALKPGFSRLVLQAESALGGVGIPVVPIALSYAPDPTFRSTVTIHIAPPLYSANYRQDSEKQTAQAFTQALQDALLRGMKGVRVKS, encoded by the coding sequence ATGGCTCAGGATTCCCTCAGTCAGGTGGCTTTTTCTCCCTGGCTCTACTGGTCATTGTTGCCAGTCCACCGCCTGTTCCTGAGCCTTTACTTCAGCCAGATTAAGATTCAGGGATTGGAGCATCTGCCAGTGAATGGGCCAGTCGTCCTGGCACCCAAACATTACAGCCGCTGGGATCCACTGGTGCTGGCGCTCTTGAGTGTGGAACCCCTCTGGTTTATGACCAATGCCAACCAATTCTCTGGTATACAGGGATGGTTTATCCGGCAGTTAGGAGCCTTTCCAGTCGATTTAGCCCGTCCTCAGGTATCCAGTTTCAAATACGCGATCGACTTGCTGAAAGCTCAAAAAAAGCTAGTTTTATTTCCAGAGGGAGGAATCGTTCGCGATCAGCCCGTCCGTGCCTTGAAGCCGGGATTCTCCCGGTTGGTGCTGCAGGCAGAAAGTGCTTTAGGGGGAGTGGGGATTCCGGTTGTACCCATTGCCCTAAGTTACGCACCTGACCCAACTTTTCGATCAACGGTGACCATCCACATTGCTCCACCTTTGTATTCCGCCAACTACCGTCAGGACAGCGAGAAGCAAACAGCCCAGGCGTTTACTCAAGCACTGCAAGACGCTTTATTGAGGGGAATGAAGGGGGTGAGAGTTAAGAGTTAA
- a CDS encoding MORN repeat-containing protein — MRKRLHQVPEYLGRHMRTPFSKWTLATVWLSIISIPGMVGTGTVFPAHAESSLILASNYCEGKDRDGVIYGKAKCEFPSGNRYEGELYGGRRQGKGVFTFANGARCEGQFKNDFLEGKGTCVFPSGNRYEGEFRNGKRAGRGVFIYKNGTRCQGTFQDDALNGPGTCTYPTGNRYDGMFQNNQKQGRGVLTLANGIRCEGTFHDDWLNGTAVCLFPSGVRYEGEFRSGRQIGRGVYTLTNGTRMVGNWSNGRFVEVQPKPDSIQNLQLLTPASIQQPPK, encoded by the coding sequence ATGCGTAAACGGTTACATCAAGTCCCTGAATACCTGGGTCGGCACATGAGAACCCCTTTCAGCAAATGGACATTGGCGACAGTTTGGCTGTCTATAATCAGTATTCCCGGCATGGTTGGAACTGGCACAGTATTTCCGGCTCATGCGGAGTCATCCTTGATTCTGGCCAGTAATTACTGTGAGGGAAAAGACCGGGATGGAGTGATTTATGGCAAAGCAAAATGTGAATTCCCCAGTGGCAACCGTTATGAAGGTGAACTTTACGGCGGTAGGCGGCAAGGAAAAGGAGTATTTACGTTTGCCAATGGTGCCCGCTGTGAAGGGCAATTCAAAAATGATTTCTTAGAAGGCAAAGGAACGTGTGTCTTTCCCAGCGGCAATCGTTACGAGGGAGAGTTTCGTAATGGCAAACGAGCAGGTCGGGGAGTGTTTATCTATAAAAATGGCACCCGTTGTCAGGGAACATTCCAGGACGATGCATTAAATGGCCCTGGTACCTGCACTTATCCCACTGGAAATCGATATGACGGGATGTTTCAGAACAACCAGAAGCAGGGCAGAGGAGTATTGACTTTAGCAAATGGCATTCGTTGCGAGGGCACATTTCACGATGACTGGCTGAATGGAACTGCCGTTTGCTTATTTCCTTCTGGAGTGCGCTACGAGGGAGAATTTCGATCTGGTCGGCAGATCGGTAGGGGAGTGTATACCCTGACCAATGGCACTCGTATGGTAGGAAACTGGAGCAATGGGCGATTTGTAGAAGTACAGCCAAAACCGGATTCAATTCAAAACTTGCAGTTGCTAACTCCGGCTTCAATTCAACAACCCCCAAAGTAA